One window of Candidatus Nanosynbacter sp. HMT-352 genomic DNA carries:
- the gltX gene encoding glutamate--tRNA ligase, producing the protein MTIRTRFAPSPTGYIHLGNVRTALYTYLVARAHQGDFILRIEDTDQARFVEGAEEMILETLNWLGLNWDEGPTLNNPKEESGNFGPYHQTDRRDIYIKWAKKMISEGLAYADPYTPEEVQVFRDKARAEKRAFLYRDHRPENPPEWQLGMPLRFKVPEIKRYSWKDAVMGELSAGPEALDDFILIKADGLPTYNFAHIIDDFEMQVTHVIRGSEYIASTPKYLSLYEALKITPPILAHVPHIMAPSGNKKLGKRDGAKSVTEYRSEGILPEAMLNFLAQLGWNDGTEQEIFSKAELIEKFSLNRVQKSGARFDEQRLIWLNGQWIRSLSLDDLYSRCQSFWGEEAKNADESYKKRVLELAQDRLKTLQDLPKLTSYFFVEPEIDTELIDGNKQLRKLTDDERRELLSIARQEFEKITDWTPETIQNYLNQLLETTGRKPGILFSLVRIVTTWAPFSPQLNDTLALIGKEKTLQRIDNYLQK; encoded by the coding sequence ATGACTATTAGAACTCGTTTTGCGCCAAGTCCGACTGGCTATATTCACTTAGGCAACGTCCGCACCGCGCTATACACATACCTTGTTGCCAGGGCGCATCAGGGAGATTTCATCTTACGCATTGAAGACACGGACCAAGCTCGGTTCGTCGAAGGCGCGGAAGAAATGATTTTGGAAACCTTAAATTGGCTAGGACTAAATTGGGATGAGGGACCAACTCTTAACAATCCAAAAGAAGAGTCTGGCAATTTTGGTCCATATCACCAAACAGATCGCCGCGACATTTACATAAAGTGGGCAAAGAAAATGATCAGCGAAGGACTAGCTTACGCCGATCCGTACACGCCTGAAGAAGTGCAAGTTTTCCGCGACAAAGCCAGGGCTGAAAAGCGCGCATTTTTATATCGCGACCATCGTCCAGAAAATCCGCCAGAGTGGCAGCTCGGGATGCCGCTGCGTTTCAAAGTTCCAGAAATTAAGCGATATTCTTGGAAAGATGCCGTTATGGGCGAATTGTCGGCCGGCCCAGAAGCTTTGGACGATTTCATTCTGATCAAAGCGGACGGTCTGCCAACCTACAATTTTGCACACATCATTGACGATTTCGAAATGCAAGTCACGCACGTGATTCGCGGCTCGGAATATATTGCCAGCACGCCTAAATATCTGTCGCTTTACGAAGCTCTTAAAATTACGCCGCCGATTCTAGCACACGTGCCACACATTATGGCGCCATCGGGAAATAAAAAACTTGGCAAGCGTGACGGTGCTAAAAGCGTAACTGAGTATCGATCAGAGGGAATTTTGCCAGAAGCGATGCTTAATTTCTTAGCGCAACTTGGGTGGAATGACGGCACGGAGCAGGAAATTTTCAGTAAAGCCGAACTGATTGAAAAGTTCTCACTCAACCGCGTTCAAAAATCTGGCGCGCGATTTGACGAACAACGACTCATTTGGCTGAACGGTCAATGGATTCGCTCGCTTAGCTTGGACGATCTTTATTCTCGCTGCCAATCATTCTGGGGCGAAGAAGCCAAAAACGCCGACGAATCGTATAAAAAGCGCGTTCTAGAATTGGCGCAAGATCGCTTGAAGACATTACAGGATTTGCCAAAATTAACAAGTTATTTCTTCGTCGAGCCTGAAATTGATACGGAATTGATTGACGGAAATAAGCAACTTCGCAAATTGACCGACGACGAACGACGAGAATTATTGTCAATTGCGCGCCAAGAATTCGAGAAAATTACAGATTGGACGCCAGAAACAATTCAGAATTACCTTAATCAATTGCTGGAAACGACAGGACGAAAGCCGGGGA